From a single Hymenobacter sp. YIM 151500-1 genomic region:
- a CDS encoding response regulator codes for MQKLPCVLLVDDDPTTNFLNRKLLERLAVSDQIAVALNGREALDKLRAQCGQQPAGHPVLLFLDLNMPIMNGIQFLEAYRQLPPAQQCAVVVVMLTTSVHPQDVQRVGQLPVNDFLHKPLTQQQVERVLQQHFA; via the coding sequence ATGCAAAAGCTGCCCTGTGTTTTATTGGTCGATGACGACCCCACCACCAACTTCCTCAACCGCAAGCTGCTGGAGCGCCTAGCCGTGTCCGACCAGATTGCCGTGGCCCTCAACGGCCGCGAGGCCCTGGACAAGCTGCGCGCGCAGTGCGGCCAGCAGCCCGCTGGCCACCCGGTGCTCCTCTTTCTGGACCTGAATATGCCCATCATGAACGGCATCCAGTTTCTGGAAGCCTACCGGCAGCTGCCGCCCGCCCAGCAGTGCGCCGTGGTGGTCGTCATGCTCACCACCTCCGTCCATCCGCAGGACGTGCAGCGCGTGGGGCAGCTGCCGGTCAACGACTTTCTCCACAAGCCCCTCACCCAGCAGCAAGTGGAGCGCGTGCTACAGCAGCACTTTGCCTAA
- a CDS encoding N-acetylmuramoyl-L-alanine amidase: MKTVYLLLLLLCLGLSTAPRLRAQEIRPGRLLFAGEGRGRLSLPLAEATSYAERQNLTATGAAVRPAVGKVASFMTRTLAVPLTNPKPFIVLSLVWQGENLSAEGLQFAVRTSADGRQWGPWQAGALDGHADDDARRRVSRPLELASIVRFIQVRAEVAERGATPGLSQLEAVFYSPGETPASAASGTADATSTTNTTTGTCAKPAVTSRAAWGARTPTGTRSYTTVTHLVVHHEAGSNTSSDWAARVRSIESHHIDANGWADVGYNYLIDPNGVIYEGRSGGDNVIGAHFCGGNANTMGVCMLGDYSNVGPTAAAKESLKKILAWKAAKEAINPLGSATHPAAGNIPNVCGHRDNKGCTACPGNVLYGQLPTLRSVIQAYLDAGCGTPTTTAASTLYQGQTLQQGQSLRSPNGQYTLLMQGDGNLVLYQGSQALWHTHTWGRPHITACVMQGDGNLVLYDNSGTPHWNTGTWNYPGSYVTLEDNGNLVMYYHGTAIWASNTASARAVVNQFEATAAPNPLGNTTLQVDYRLNRAQHVLVAVYDMQGRRVAVLAEGRQPAGAQRATLPTHGLTRGLYLLRIEGEDATNMMRVLKQ; this comes from the coding sequence ATGAAAACTGTGTACTTGTTGCTGCTCCTGCTTTGTCTGGGGCTGAGCACGGCGCCCCGCCTGCGGGCCCAAGAAATACGGCCGGGCCGCCTGCTGTTTGCAGGCGAAGGGCGGGGCCGCTTGAGCTTGCCCCTGGCGGAAGCCACTTCCTACGCGGAACGCCAGAATCTGACGGCCACAGGCGCTGCTGTGCGGCCAGCGGTGGGCAAAGTAGCCTCGTTTATGACGCGCACTCTGGCAGTGCCCCTGACCAACCCCAAGCCGTTTATCGTGCTGTCATTGGTGTGGCAGGGCGAGAACCTGTCGGCGGAAGGGCTGCAATTTGCGGTGCGCACCTCGGCGGATGGGCGGCAGTGGGGCCCGTGGCAGGCCGGCGCCCTTGATGGGCACGCCGACGACGACGCCCGGCGCCGCGTGAGCCGCCCCCTGGAACTGGCGTCCATCGTGCGCTTCATACAGGTGCGCGCCGAGGTGGCCGAGCGGGGCGCCACGCCGGGCCTGAGTCAGCTGGAAGCCGTGTTCTACAGCCCCGGAGAGACGCCCGCCTCTGCGGCCAGCGGAACCGCTGACGCTACTTCCACAACCAATACCACCACGGGAACCTGCGCCAAGCCGGCTGTGACGTCGCGGGCGGCCTGGGGTGCCCGCACGCCCACGGGCACCCGCTCTTATACCACTGTGACCCACCTGGTAGTGCACCACGAAGCCGGCTCCAACACCAGCTCCGACTGGGCGGCCCGGGTGCGCTCCATCGAAAGCCACCACATCGACGCCAATGGTTGGGCCGACGTGGGCTACAACTACCTCATCGACCCCAACGGCGTGATTTACGAAGGTCGCTCCGGAGGGGACAATGTGATTGGGGCCCACTTCTGCGGCGGCAACGCCAACACCATGGGGGTATGTATGCTTGGCGACTACAGCAATGTTGGCCCCACGGCAGCCGCCAAGGAAAGCCTGAAGAAGATTCTGGCCTGGAAGGCGGCCAAGGAAGCCATTAATCCGCTGGGCAGCGCCACGCACCCCGCCGCTGGCAACATCCCGAATGTATGTGGGCACCGCGACAATAAGGGCTGCACCGCCTGCCCCGGCAACGTGCTCTACGGCCAGCTGCCCACGCTGCGCTCCGTCATTCAAGCCTACCTCGACGCCGGCTGCGGAACTCCGACCACTACCGCTGCTTCCACGCTCTACCAGGGCCAAACGCTGCAACAAGGCCAGTCGCTTCGCTCACCCAACGGGCAGTACACATTGCTGATGCAGGGCGACGGCAACCTAGTGCTGTATCAAGGCAGTCAGGCGCTGTGGCACACGCACACCTGGGGCCGCCCCCACATCACGGCCTGTGTAATGCAAGGCGACGGCAACCTAGTGCTTTACGACAACAGCGGCACTCCGCACTGGAACACTGGTACCTGGAACTACCCCGGCAGCTACGTAACCCTGGAAGACAATGGTAATCTGGTCATGTACTACCATGGCACCGCTATCTGGGCTTCTAACACGGCCAGCGCCCGTGCCGTGGTCAACCAATTCGAAGCCACGGCTGCTCCCAACCCGCTAGGCAATACCACCTTGCAGGTTGACTACCGCCTCAACCGGGCCCAGCATGTACTTGTGGCCGTGTACGACATGCAGGGACGGCGCGTGGCGGTGCTGGCCGAAGGCCGGCAACCAGCCGGTGCCCAGCGTGCCACGCTGCCCACCCACGGGCTAACCCGTGGGCTGTACCTGCTACGCATCGAAGGCGAAGATGCCACCAACATGATGCGCGTGCTCAAGCAATAG
- a CDS encoding N-acetylmuramoyl-L-alanine amidase, which translates to MKTLTLFLLLLCLGLTTMPGLRAQELRPGRSLFAGEGQGRVSLPLASAESYADRQDLAVAGAAARPAPGKAAASFTTRPIAVGLTNPKPFVVFSLVWRGENLAGEALRFAVRTSRDGLQWSAWQPGVLDGHADDDATRRVSRAQELAPTVRFVQVRAEVAGQGATPVLSQLEAVFYSPGETPAAATTAPDLTAQDATSQVAVTCAKPVVTSRAGWGARTPTGTRSYTTVTHLVVHHEAGSNTSSDWAARVRAVESLHIDANGWSDVGYNYLIDPNGVVYEGRSGGDNVIGAHFCGGNANTMAVCMLGDYSSIAPTTAARESLKKILAWKAARENINPLGSSTHYAAGTIPNVCGHRDNKGCTACPGNVLYGQLPTLRADIQSYLDAGCGSGPVADTQAPTTSISAPATTVADDFTATFTDADNVGVAERFYQVLENTGAEWRANRGNGFFNDNFVGSTINTEWTIRTGQWILTTEGRLKQANTTLTNTNISTALTQGSGQTYLYNFAAKLNNTTGSRRFGFHIMASDVTATERGNSYLVWFSADDQKVRIIETVSNVLNERASASLSLSSGTWSDYKATYNTSTGTLNVYVNNSLKLSWTDTTPLTSGTGFTLRTNQAEVEFDDLKVYKSRSTSKLVTVGPEATQDARRRSPSTTTAGAKIKSLVRDAANNWSSVGNLDLVVSFPAAATAARLTGSGSSFGAAVYPNPLPEQSARVSYHLARAQPVTVTVTDLRGKPLLTLHEGPAPAGDQLLTLPSQQLPRGLYLLRVRTADGTHEVLRLLKQ; encoded by the coding sequence ATGAAAACCCTTACCCTTTTTCTGCTCCTGCTGTGTCTGGGGCTGACCACGATGCCCGGCCTGCGGGCCCAGGAGCTGCGGCCGGGCCGTAGCCTGTTTGCCGGTGAAGGCCAGGGCCGCGTCAGTCTGCCGCTGGCCAGCGCCGAATCCTACGCTGACCGTCAGGACTTGGCCGTAGCTGGGGCAGCCGCGCGGCCTGCTCCAGGCAAAGCAGCAGCCTCCTTCACTACTCGTCCTATTGCCGTAGGCCTTACTAACCCCAAGCCTTTCGTGGTGTTCTCGCTGGTGTGGCGGGGCGAAAACCTGGCGGGGGAAGCGCTGCGCTTTGCCGTGCGTACCTCCCGCGACGGTTTGCAGTGGAGCGCTTGGCAGCCGGGCGTCCTGGACGGGCACGCCGACGATGATGCCACCCGGCGCGTGAGCCGGGCCCAGGAGCTGGCGCCCACCGTGCGCTTCGTGCAGGTGCGTGCCGAGGTGGCCGGCCAGGGCGCAACGCCGGTGCTCAGCCAGCTGGAAGCCGTGTTCTACAGCCCCGGCGAAACGCCCGCCGCGGCCACTACTGCACCAGACCTGACGGCCCAGGATGCCACTAGTCAGGTTGCCGTTACCTGCGCCAAGCCGGTCGTAACGTCGCGGGCCGGGTGGGGCGCCCGCACGCCCACGGGCACCCGCTCTTATACCACTGTGACCCACCTGGTAGTGCACCACGAGGCCGGCTCCAACACCAGCTCCGACTGGGCGGCCCGGGTGCGGGCCGTGGAAAGCCTGCACATCGACGCCAATGGCTGGTCGGACGTAGGGTATAACTACCTCATCGACCCCAACGGGGTGGTTTACGAAGGTCGCTCCGGAGGGGACAATGTAATTGGGGCGCACTTCTGCGGCGGCAACGCCAACACCATGGCCGTGTGCATGCTCGGCGACTACAGCAGCATTGCGCCCACCACCGCGGCTAGGGAAAGCCTGAAGAAGATTCTGGCCTGGAAGGCCGCCCGCGAAAACATCAACCCCCTGGGCTCTTCCACCCACTACGCCGCCGGTACCATTCCGAACGTGTGCGGGCACCGCGACAACAAAGGCTGCACCGCCTGCCCCGGCAATGTGCTCTACGGCCAGCTGCCCACGCTGCGCGCCGACATTCAGAGCTACCTCGACGCCGGCTGCGGCAGTGGCCCGGTGGCCGACACCCAGGCACCCACCACCAGCATCAGCGCCCCGGCTACCACCGTGGCCGACGACTTCACGGCCACCTTCACCGACGCCGACAACGTGGGCGTGGCGGAGCGGTTTTACCAGGTGCTGGAGAATACCGGGGCTGAGTGGCGGGCCAACCGCGGCAACGGCTTCTTCAACGACAACTTCGTGGGCTCCACCATCAACACGGAGTGGACCATCCGCACCGGGCAGTGGATTCTGACTACCGAAGGCCGTCTGAAGCAGGCTAACACTACCCTCACCAACACCAACATCTCGACGGCTCTCACCCAGGGCTCGGGGCAGACTTACCTCTACAACTTCGCCGCCAAGCTGAACAACACCACCGGTAGCCGCCGCTTCGGCTTTCACATCATGGCTTCGGACGTAACGGCGACGGAGCGGGGCAACTCCTACCTGGTGTGGTTTTCGGCCGACGACCAGAAGGTGCGCATCATCGAGACGGTGAGCAACGTGCTCAACGAGCGGGCCTCGGCCAGCCTGAGCCTCAGCTCCGGCACCTGGTCCGACTACAAAGCCACCTACAACACCAGCACGGGCACGCTCAACGTCTACGTCAACAACTCCCTCAAGCTCTCCTGGACCGACACTACGCCCTTGACCTCGGGTACCGGCTTCACGCTGCGCACCAACCAGGCCGAGGTGGAGTTTGACGACCTGAAAGTGTACAAGAGCCGCAGCACCAGCAAGCTGGTGACGGTGGGCCCCGAGGCCACGCAGGATGCCCGCCGCCGGAGCCCCAGCACCACTACGGCCGGCGCCAAAATCAAGAGCCTGGTGCGCGACGCGGCCAATAACTGGTCGAGCGTAGGCAACCTGGACCTGGTGGTGAGCTTCCCGGCTGCCGCTACGGCGGCCCGCCTCACGGGCAGCGGCAGCAGCTTCGGGGCGGCGGTGTACCCCAACCCGCTGCCCGAGCAGTCGGCCCGCGTGTCGTACCACCTGGCCCGCGCCCAGCCCGTAACCGTAACCGTGACTGACCTGCGCGGCAAGCCCCTGCTGACCCTGCACGAAGGCCCGGCCCCGGCCGGTGACCAGCTCCTCACCCTGCCCAGCCAGCAGCTGCCCCGCGGCCTGTACCTGCTGCGCGTGCGCACCGCCGACGGCACCCACGAAGTGCTGCGCCTGCTGAAGCAGTAG